The DNA region AAACATGTGTTATGCTAAAACAAACGTAAGCTTTGAAAAATCCTAATAGAATAGCTCGTATCTTCATGACTTAATTGATAGAAACAGACAATATTTCAAGGAAAAATCATATTACAGATGAACAATAAATGACGCCACAGGAAACAAAAGACCAAGAGCATTCCAATCTATAGCATCAgtgtttgaacaaaaaaaaaagcatgacaaaataaattaccaaagtcaatttttttttttaaatgaacttACACTAAATGAATCCCACAGGTGTTCACTCCCAAATGAAAAGTCAACTGGGCAAATTGATGTCGCATTCCTGGATCGACCTGGTTGCACAGGCTGTAGATAGTATTCTTGCTCTGGTTGAATAAGATCTGAAGACAAATCAAAGATTCTACAAAAAAACTGAAGGTAAATGTAGATACAAGGACATTAATTgttcaaaacacaaaaattaaaataaattcagAGATACACTAACCAAACCTGGacacaatgttttttttttttttgtctaaatcagacacaatatgaataagaaacACCATTTATAAAAGCTAATGCTCGATCTGATGAAACCTAAGAAGACCTCAAAGAATTTCTTTTACATTTGAAAAAGATTTCATACCTGAAAACTGAATCAGAAGAAAGAATTCCCAGGTGGGTGTCACTGTTAGGATGCCATGAAACTTGCAGTATACGTATGAGATTGTTTTCTCTTAAGTAGATTTGTGAACCAACAGTTACAGTCCTGTaaggttttatttaaaaaataacagATACATTAAGAATCTTTACTTTGGAACATCAAAACTATTTAATTTGCAACACAATCTCCATTAAGCTCATACGGTCATACCCACAAGTACATTTTCAGAAAGGGAACACAGGCTAGTACATGAATACAAAATCATGATGATAGATAACGAGGGAAGGGGAGAGGGGAACTAAATAATCATATTGTGCTCCGAGAGAAAGATCAGCAGAggaatcaccaccaccacccccccccccttcCCCCCAAAAAAAGTGTATAATCTAAACCATCATTACGATTCATCACTCAGGTTGCTCTCTAAGACACCCCAGCACAACATGTTCAAAGATGAAAACGAAAAATGATAACGTATTTCCATTTTTCCAATCATACCTGCAAATGGTTGCATTGTCTTTGTTGGAAGCCCGCCCATAAAGATACAGAACGCAGAGACCACCTGAACCAGAAAGAAGCAATGCTGATCCATTCCTATTGATTGAGATTTTGTGAACCGCAAAGTCGAGCTTTACATCAGTTTGCAATACCTATCGAATTACAGGCATAATCAACAAGATAAGTATTAACTGACATAGATAGTACACTCCAAGATTAGTCGATAATCGTTACCACACTATGCCCGAAAATTCAATTCACAGTATAATTTTCAATTCTTGTACAAATTATCGCTTCAATAATCACTTTCTGTTACCATAAAACTCGAAGCTAGGCAACTAACTACATTAAGCTCAGCTGAGTACCTACCATTCGAGTGCATTTACTTTCTTATCCTTCAATTTTCTCAGCGACCAAACAGAACCAAAGaaattgaaatttcaaaaaaaaaatgagggaaaGAGAGGAAACCTTGGAAGGCGAAGAAGCGATGACGGAAGTCGGGTCGGGTTCGCCCAGCCGGATGGAGATCCGGTGAAGGCAGAGCTTATCGGAGTCCCAGAAGTAAAGCCGAGAGGCTCCGTCCCAGGCCAAGAGATTTCTGGGCGCTCGAGCCGCGGTCAAGTCGTGGACCGGACCGGCAGCGGAGGAGGAGAAGACCGGGTGGTTCTGCAGCAGGACCCACTCCACTTCGTCTCTTTGGGGCGTCGGAGACCGCCCCGGTTCCGCTTCCGTTGCCTGCAGGTCGAAGTTGTACCTCATTTTCTATCACTTTCTATTCCGAGCTCTGGAGTTTGTGGAGGCTTCTTTTCGCACTgtggttttgtttttctttaatgGAGTTTGTGGAGGCTTCTTTTCGCACTGTGGTTTTGCTTTTCTTTAAAAGAAGTTGGACGGAAAGCTAGGGATActgtttttaacaaaaaattatatttttacattaaaatgttaattttgatactatttattttaccctttatttggTCTTTACTGTTAaacctcaaagttttcaagttttttttattaattttccttttctttaaaCGATGCAACACAGGGGTTAAACTGTGGGACGACGTCGTTTCGTTGAGTTTTGCATTGCACCTGGGGGGGGCAATGTAGAAGCGCGCATTGCGTTTTATCtcaggtctaaaatatcgatattatctcgatatttctatcgaaattttcgtgattttggactaccgatatttccgatatcatcgatattttaaaccttgataggaactctatatggtattaagtcactcatgtatcttaccatacaatgtataaagtgtaaaatattgtactaattcattatatataaatgattatggtgtgtttaaacttctttcattaattactatatattttctacacttacaaTGTTTGCTAACTCGTTATATAattaacttaaatcagttaaatccatcatgcaatgcatttccttccaatttttttatgataaactaatatataattaactaaataaacatcctgcaaagtttcaataaaaatttccaaggttttcttacaatttccgtggtttttattcaatttttatcgatatcgataatatcatgatatttccatcgaattttccttgtttttggactaccgatattttcgatatcatcgatattttagaacTTGGTTTTACCAACGCTCCCGCCACACAAGCCTCGCGCGACACCAACGTTGGTATTTGGTAGAGAATTTTTAGAGTGTCCGTAAGATTAGTGGTAATGATTGTACATGTTTCGAggacattaaaaaatttaagaaaaactaatgaaaatggcttgaaaactttgagttttaacgataaggacaaaataaagtgtaaagtgaatagtaccaggattgaatttttagtgtaaaaatgtggtttttcgttaaagtaaacagtaccaggagcttttcgttaaaattcccaaaaatttatctatattttgAAACGTTTTATGTCTATTTGACAAAAGAAAGACGTTTTCTGTCTAGAATAAACGACACATCACACATACAGTCGAAGTTCGAAATTTCAATCTAAAATCTCTTTCAACACTTTCTAAGAAAAATATTACATAACTGAGTTTTAATATCATAAGTCAATTTAGTGTTCTAGATATGTTACGCTAAGTTGCTCATACAGATAGTTCTGACAACAATAATTTCATTAATTTCAAGCACAAGTTTACAAAACCCTAGCTTGGgctagtttcataaatattatGCCTTTTACATAGAAATTAAACTGTACACTTGATGAATATAAAGAACAAAAAATGATGGTATTTGCCGCAGTGGTAACAAGTtatatactctctctctctatgatGAACAAATATATACACAACCTCCATTTGCACAACATGATGTTGATTGAAGGGGCTGCTTCTATAGCTTCTTCTATATACTTTAACAAATCTGCACCAAAACAAAAGCCACTGAGATGAGAAGAGAACATAAGATGGGGAAATGGAAAGGAAAACATCACGAGAAGCACTTCTGGTACATATGCTTTTGttaggctttttagctaaaatagttTATGAAATTGACATAACCCCTTGCTTTGGTCCCTAAGACTAATCCTTGAGTTTGTTCACTATCATTCATTTTTGTCATTCAATGAAAAATCTTCGTTAAATAATGAGAAAATGACCAAAAACCatcaatttttgttaattttggcccattgtttatgaaattaaatgtatttttgtcattttagtccttatttaacatataTTTTTCACTGgatgaccaaaataatttacGGTAGACAAACTTAAGTACCACTTCTATCAGtttcaaatctcatggaccaaagTGAGTAAGGAGGAGTTATGCCAATCTAATAGACCATTTTGGTTAAGATGTCTTTTTGTTATAAGAGTTTTTTGTTATCTCAAAACGCTGATAACCGTTATAAAAACCCTtccaaacaaaaccaaaaattaaCTGCTGCAAAATCAAAATTACCTGTAACTAAATGAACCACCCCTAAGATTGGGGTTGGTTTGTGCGAGTTTACTTCACTCTTTCTTCTTTCAGAAGCTTCTGGTACCTAGGGAACCCATTTTTGCAAGCTGAAACCTGCAAACATACCGCAATTTTCACATCAGCATTTGATAAATCATGAACTTTTTTATGCTTAATCATGTTTAATTATGATTAACTGGGGATTAGCAGAAAGCACATGATTTGGGGAAGATTCTCATGGCAGAAAGTAGTTTATTCTGACGTGACAAAATATTTGGCAGCGTTGCTGCATATGGCATGTGGTCAACAATTCGAATATAAAGGAAAAGCTGCCCATCTCTGTATACGGCCACCCATCACGGATTCTTCCTCGAATACAGGACTCAGTGATGTATTTGGCCTTATTCCTTAAAATGATCGATATAACTCTCCACTTTGATTCTTGAAATGAAAAATCGATACAAGTAGTTTTGACTTTGTCCACCGTCATTCATTATGATCATTCCTCGAAAAATCTCCGTTAAAATTGAAGgtattttgtcaaatcatttcctccactttttttttcatttaatgaagattttttataaaataaccaAAGAATTGACGGTGGATGGACTCATTAACCACTTCTATCAAGTTTCAATGTCAGGAAACAAAATGGAAGTTATGCCAACCATTTCGTTTAAAAAGCCGATATATTTTGACAATTCACcaataaagttaaaaaaaaatggaaagcaGGGATTATGGACAAAGATTAATATTAATATGGTAAGAAGCAAGCATCGTAAACGTTTTCAATGTTGCctaaagaaaaatggaaaatgaaTTTCGACCTTCCAGaagattagaaatttagaatccAAAGTATTCAACCCTTTCACGATCAGCAAttaaattattggccaaaacaaaaaaaaacaccaattgAATTGAAACTTTCAAGCGAATTTCAATGATAGTGGTTGAACCACAGACATCTCAATTTACTCATATACGCTTATTTACGAACAAGTCACTTAAAAAGCCTATTTTATCAGAAAAAATTCTTAAAACACCGttttaaaaaagaagaaaactttTGATTTTCAAACGTTTCTCATTGATAAGTGGGAGCAAGATTTGCCCTTCTTTTCAGGAAGCAATATTCTAAATTATTCTAACTCGTCGTGAGATGATTTGAACTTGTGTTAAGGAGGCGCTGACACAAACCTAACCAACTAGCTTAACCTTCGTCTGTCATTTGATTTAAGAACTCCATTTCTTCCAATTAAAGTCAAAACTTACAGCCCCAAAACTGACACGATTTCATCTGAGAAAATGGAGATTAGATAAGAGCGAAAGGACTTACAGCTTCAATGTCAATTTTGTACACCCAAAGCTTCCTTCTTTCTCTGCAACTTGTTCTATATGCCACCACAATATGCCCAACGGCCAAAACCAGGGAGCAGACGAACAAAGCAATATCTGTTGCTCTCACATACTCTGCCCTCTCCACACCGGAAGCCCCAAACACGAACGAAGCCTTCAATGAAACAAACACCAGGGACAAAACAGAACACATGGTTGTGATCCCCAAATACGGTCCGTGTGATAGCCTTCGTCCATCACAGAAGCTGTAAACGCCTGCAGATAAAAGAAAAACCCAATTCTAATTAATTTCACCATGATTAGATTAGTCGAAAAACAATCTAATCTACAGGGAGGTGATTCAAACTCGGGAGGTGGCAAAACATGCTATTCTGGCCAGCTAACCTGACTCATGTCTACGATCCTAAAACATAGCTCATGAGAGATGACACACTGACCTCGCCAACTAACCTAACATATGTATCCAATCTAAAAATATATGCTTTTTGGATCAGGATTCCAGAGCAACAAGATCAACTGTTCTGATCAAATGACCTAACTCACGGCTGCAATCTCGAGACTTATGCTTTTCGGCTGCAATCCCGAGACTTATGCTTTTCTCGATTCAAATTTGAGTGCAAAGCGACAGGAGACACTGTTCTGCTGTCATAGCCAGCTAACCTAACTCATTTCTGCAATCCCAATACAAGCGTATTCTGCTGTCCTAGCCATCTAACCTAACTCATTTCTGCAATCCCAATACAAGTGTGATCATTGAACGGCACACCAACTGAAGTAACTCGTATCTTACGGCTGGCCGACTGACCCGACTCACCTAATTTTGTGCTCAGAAAGTGAAAGAAAAACAAGTAGTACGAAAAAAACAAGCAACGAAAGGAGTAAGGATTAAGGCTTACAAAATATGACAGCTGATCTTATGATGGAAATCAACGGAATATCGACGAGGGAAGATCGAAAATCGTAGTTATTGAAATGGGACGACAGCGTTtcaaaagaaatcaaagaagaagacgaagaggcAGAAAGTATAGCCGAAGGAACAAGCGTATCGGCAATCACAAGCAGAATCGGAGCCGAAAACAGCAGCAGAGAAATCAACATAGTAATCAAGAAAAACACAGTCTTAACCCCCCTCAGAACCCTCTTCGATTTCTCTTCCTTCAAAAAACCCATGTCTTAATCTTCGGTTTCGAGTTCTGGTTCTCGAAGAATGATCGGAGGCTCTAGGACTGGTACGAAAGGGAGAAAGAAGGCAATTAAGAAGGGTGGGAACTGGGAAGGGAGGGGAAGGTGCAGTGCAGGCGTGAGGTGTAATGTTTTGACTGGACTCGGTTCTTGGATTTCTTCCTTGGGGGGTTAGTGATGACAATGACTGGGACTTTATACGCGCAAGTTGCCGGTCAAACGGATGAGTCCTCCCTTTCTCGGTATTTTACTCATCACAAGTTAACGGCAATACCTAAATGCCCTAGAACCGACAATCAACGACATATTTTACTTTTTTCGGCAAAACAAACGAcatattttacttttctattttatttagaAAGGGTTTGATTGTTCATGCATCGATATTTTCGAGTTCTAAATTGCCTGAACATGCGTAGAAATATGCGAATTACACAATAACTTTGTCACTGATTGCGTGAACGAATTATGATCACCAATAATCATGGGTCAAATCATTCAAGCTTAAGCACATAATAACTTTGTCAAGGATAATCTCTTTACTCGTGTTAATTCTGATAGTTGATGAATCATAGGTTTCAAATCTGGACTTGGGTGCGTGTCTATGCAATAACTTTGTTAAGGACAATTTTCTACATGCATGAATGAATCATAATCGTTGATACCATGTGTTAAATCATCTAGATTTGCATGCATGTCTACGCAATAACTTGATCAAGGACATTAGTCTACATTCGTGAATAAGTATTGATCCTTTAGGCATGATGAGTCTTTAATCATTCAAATTTGTGTGTACGCCTATTTAATAACTCTGTCATAATCTGTCTCACAAGCATACATGATTATTAATGTATTGTAAGTCCTATATAAATCAacgataaaaaattaacaatactCACATAAACGACCAACTGTAACATACTTTTCACTCacaattttaaagtttattgcTACAGAGTTTTGGCAAATATCTCGTTTGTGGGTCAATTGACCAGGAATATTTAGGCTGTACGATGTACATGAATCTTATCAAATGGGCAAAAGCTGctatatttctttttttcaaaaatttggTTCACTTCACTATTAAAAGAACTGCCAATCAATTGAACCGGGTATAGTGGAACCAACCGATTCGAGACCATGTGGCCACATGGAACAATTCGCCTTTGCGAATCAATTTGTGggttttaaatcaatttttggtTTGTGTATATTTGGGGGCTAAATACTTTACAATTTTCTAATGGCGTGGTGGTTAGATTATTTGGTGGTTGAATTTATAAACCGTTATGGGTCATGCTGATAATTATCCAACTTAATCTGTtctttaatctaattaaaaaataattaatccaATCTAATCTGTTCTAAAAAGTTGTACAAATTGAGGAATAAAATATGGAATTGTTACGTTGGCATTGGAAACTTTGGTGAATAAATTCAAAATCCATCTGGGAAGATAAGATATCCATCGGCAGCAATCATGCACCTAATCTGTGTGCAGTGAGTAGTTATAAGAGGACCCTATGTGGCCTGGCATGTTGGTGATACTGATGAGATTCCTCATACAACGGCTAGTGAAGTATATACTCAAATGTTATAAGGACGAATCCGtgatattactttttttttacataattttgacacATGTTTTTTGTAAGACTCACTTTGTAATGtacttcaacgatccgaaccaaCTGTATATCTTTTAGGTCTTTCTCCAAAGATCATGTCTACCAAAAACTATTCAAATCTGAAATCATATGACCGTTAGGTAAAGGGTTCAGAGTTTCTTTACAGTGCTGTATACGTCCATTCTTTTTttactacaaatgaatgtcatGATTTTGGACCTGGCTAAGTTTTTGCAAGGGTGATCTATGAATAATATTCTAAAAGATAGACAATTCGGCTTGTTAAAAATACAATACGAAGTGAGccccacaaaaacaaaaaaacgaaGATTGTACACTCATCCGTTAGATCGGTTTATTGAGGTTGTGCGGCTGAGATTAAatatgccataaaaccttttcCTTCTCCATTTTCTCCCTTTCTTTCCTGTTTCTCCTTTCTCTTCCTCGCGAATGAGGCGCAACGCGAAGAGCAcaaccaaagcttcacttgaaGCTCTAAGAATCACATGCCATCGCGTCAAACCTTTGCAATTTCAAGTTTGGGAGATTATGTGTGTAATTGGATTCAGTACGGTTGTCTTATCTGATAAGACTAAAACACAAGAGGTCTCTGTATAATTTGTCTTACGAATGACGCCGTCAAATGATTTTGTCCAATTTTTTTCTGTTTAAATGGCGATGCTCTCGTATACAACTTTAATAACGTTACAAGAGTTGTTGATAGAAAAGGATGATATTAATGACCGAATTGTATAAAATCATCTCTTGTAGACGAGCCTATAAATATATGGCCTGCAAAGGCGGACAAGCCACCGAGATTAAGTGAAGTTTTGTCCTCCAGCTGTTTGTAAAGATTCCAGCGTGCCTCTCCGGCAGCTTTGTGTTATGAAACACATTACATATGCCAGGCTATGCCAGCTTTGAGATTTCTTTATCAACCTGATCCAAAATGGGCGTGAGAGCAACCCAACAACTAGACCTGTAAAGGGGTgaggtttattgggtttggatcgggttgaacccgacccgttaatttAAAAACTCTTCCAAACAAGACCTCAGTCATGAGTGCTATTTATAGGTTCTTTTTGTTAACTGGTGTTTCACCGCATGCAGAAAAGTTCTTCCCAATACTTGACGTTGTtttggtatttgaggtttgaattttttttgagaTTTCGGTCAGTTTGATTCATCACATGAAACAACAGGGTGTATCATCAACCAACTATATTTTGCATCAAAACGCAATATGAAAACTAAAACCAAGGCTTAGCTTGTAATGTGGCACAGAAAGTACGCAAAACCTGGAAATTACGAGTTAAAACATTGTTAAAATTCACGATCACATGTAATTATAGTAGAGTTGGATGTTTAGGTGTGTTGAAACGAAGAAAACTTACATACAAACTGTTTCTTACCGTCGTTTCTT from Malus domestica chromosome 01, GDT2T_hap1 includes:
- the LOC103437252 gene encoding uncharacterized protein produces the protein MGFLKEEKSKRVLRGVKTVFFLITMLISLLLFSAPILLVIADTLVPSAILSASSSSSLISFETLSSHFNNYDFRSSLVDIPLISIIRSAVIFCVYSFCDGRRLSHGPYLGITTMCSVLSLVFVSLKASFVFGASGVERAEYVRATDIALFVCSLVLAVGHIVVAYRTSCRERRKLWVYKIDIEAVSACKNGFPRYQKLLKEERVK